A genomic region of Bosea sp. 124 contains the following coding sequences:
- the lpdA gene encoding dihydrolipoyl dehydrogenase codes for MSYDLVVIGTGPGGYVCAIRAAQLGLKVAVVEKRKTHGGTCLNVGCIPSKALLHASEMFEEASHTFPSLGVVVGKPKLDLKQMLVHKQETVDANVNGVAFLLKKNKIEAFTGIASIPSAGKVVVTAADGKTQELETKSIVIATGSEATGLPGVEIDEKTVVTSTGALELTAVPKELVVVGAGVIGLEIGSVWSRLGAKVTVVEYLDRILPGMDEEIAKQFNRILQKQGFEFILGSKVTKVETGKKGATVTVEPAAGGEAKTLSADIVLVAIGRRPNTDGLGLDAAGVATERGRVVIDDHFKTNVAGIYAIGDVVRGPMLAHKAEDEGVAVAEIIAGKAGHVNYGAIPGIVYTAPEVAAIGKTEEDLKAAGVAYKVGKFPFTANGRARAIRHTDGFVKVLADAATDRVLGCHIIGPHAGDLIAEVTVLMEFGGSSEDLARTCHAHPTLSEAVKEAAMAVEKRQIHM; via the coding sequence ATGTCCTACGATCTCGTCGTCATCGGAACCGGCCCCGGCGGCTATGTCTGCGCCATCCGCGCCGCCCAGCTCGGCCTCAAGGTCGCCGTCGTCGAGAAGCGCAAGACCCATGGCGGCACCTGCCTGAATGTCGGCTGCATCCCGTCCAAGGCACTGCTGCATGCCTCCGAGATGTTCGAGGAGGCATCGCATACCTTCCCGAGCCTCGGCGTCGTGGTCGGCAAGCCCAAGCTCGATCTGAAGCAGATGCTGGTCCACAAGCAGGAGACGGTCGACGCCAACGTCAACGGCGTCGCCTTCCTGCTGAAAAAGAACAAGATCGAGGCTTTCACGGGCATTGCCAGCATTCCGTCTGCCGGCAAGGTCGTGGTCACGGCCGCGGACGGCAAGACGCAGGAACTCGAGACGAAGAGCATCGTCATCGCCACCGGCTCCGAGGCCACCGGCCTGCCGGGCGTGGAGATCGACGAGAAGACCGTCGTGACCTCGACCGGCGCGCTGGAGCTGACCGCCGTGCCGAAGGAACTGGTCGTCGTCGGCGCCGGCGTGATCGGGCTCGAGATCGGCTCGGTCTGGAGCCGGCTTGGCGCCAAGGTCACGGTCGTCGAATATCTCGACCGCATTCTGCCGGGTATGGACGAGGAGATCGCCAAGCAGTTCAACCGCATCCTGCAGAAGCAGGGCTTCGAGTTCATCCTCGGCTCGAAGGTGACCAAGGTCGAGACCGGCAAGAAGGGCGCGACCGTCACGGTCGAGCCGGCCGCAGGCGGCGAGGCGAAGACGCTCTCGGCCGATATCGTGTTGGTCGCGATCGGCCGCCGGCCGAACACGGATGGGCTCGGGCTCGATGCGGCCGGTGTCGCGACCGAGCGCGGACGCGTCGTCATCGACGATCACTTCAAGACCAATGTCGCCGGCATCTACGCCATCGGCGACGTGGTGCGCGGGCCGATGCTGGCGCACAAGGCCGAAGACGAGGGCGTCGCCGTGGCCGAGATCATCGCCGGCAAGGCCGGCCATGTGAACTACGGCGCAATTCCGGGCATCGTCTACACGGCGCCGGAAGTCGCAGCGATCGGCAAGACCGAGGAAGACCTCAAGGCCGCGGGCGTCGCCTACAAGGTCGGCAAGTTCCCGTTCACGGCGAATGGCCGCGCCCGTGCCATCCGCCACACCGACGGTTTCGTGAAGGTCCTGGCGGATGCCGCGACCGACCGCGTGCTCGGCTGCCACATCATTGGCCCCCATGCCGGCGATCTCATCGCTGAAGTCACGGTTCTGATGGAGTTCGGCGGTTCGTCGGAGGACCTCGCCCGCACCTGCCACGCCCACCCGACGCTGTCGGAAGCGGTCAAGGAAGCGGCGATGGCGGTGGAGAAGCGCCAGATCCATATGTGA
- the folD gene encoding bifunctional methylenetetrahydrofolate dehydrogenase/methenyltetrahydrofolate cyclohydrolase FolD, which translates to MSQATLIDGKAIAAELRAGIASEVAAIKAARGLVPGLHVVLVGDDPASRVYVASKEKLAAETGMNSVAHRLPADTSQADLLAKLAELNADDAVDGILVQLPLPKHLDTDAIIDAIDPAKDVDGLHPINAGRLAGGKASGENLLVPCTPLGSMLLLKRVLPSLSGLEAVVIGRSELVGRPMAQLLLQADCTVTITHSRTRDLPAVVRRADIVVAAVGRPAFVKADWIKPGATVIDVGINRMPDGKLAGDVDFAEAVTVAGAITPVPGGVGPMTIACLLRNTLTAFKARRGS; encoded by the coding sequence ATGTCGCAGGCCACCCTGATCGATGGAAAGGCCATCGCCGCCGAACTGCGCGCCGGGATCGCATCCGAGGTCGCCGCCATCAAGGCCGCGCGCGGCCTCGTGCCCGGCCTGCACGTCGTCCTCGTCGGCGACGATCCGGCGAGCCGCGTCTATGTCGCTTCCAAGGAAAAGCTCGCCGCCGAGACCGGCATGAACTCGGTCGCCCATCGCCTGCCGGCGGACACCAGCCAGGCTGACCTGCTGGCGAAGCTCGCCGAACTCAATGCGGACGACGCGGTCGACGGCATCCTGGTGCAGTTGCCCTTGCCGAAGCATCTCGACACCGACGCCATCATCGACGCCATCGACCCGGCCAAGGATGTCGATGGCCTGCACCCGATCAATGCCGGGCGCCTCGCCGGCGGCAAGGCAAGCGGAGAGAATCTGCTCGTCCCCTGCACGCCGCTCGGCTCGATGCTGCTGCTGAAGCGGGTCCTGCCCTCGCTGTCAGGCCTGGAGGCAGTGGTGATCGGCCGCTCCGAACTCGTCGGCCGGCCCATGGCGCAACTGCTGCTCCAGGCCGATTGCACCGTGACTATCACCCATTCCCGCACGCGCGACCTTCCGGCCGTGGTGCGCCGCGCCGACATCGTCGTCGCGGCCGTCGGCCGCCCCGCTTTCGTCAAGGCCGACTGGATCAAGCCGGGCGCCACCGTCATCGATGTCGGCATCAACCGCATGCCGGACGGCAAGCTTGCAGGCGACGTCGATTTCGCAGAGGCCGTCACGGTCGCGGGCGCGATCACGCCGGTGCCGGGCGGCGTCGGCCCGATGACCATCGCCTGCCTGCTGCGCAACACGCTGACTGCGTTCAAGGCGCGGCGCGGCAGCTAA
- a CDS encoding FAD-binding oxidoreductase, with translation MTSRYDIAALKAWLSGIRTEENPALVKQKSRDFFWYSPVLKRQLDHVTADIVVAPTSEAQVLETLAACHALGIPVTPRGTGTGNYGQAMPLSGGVLLDLSGFNKVIEIGHGRYVAEPGAVMARIDEETRAHSRQELRLHPSTYQTASIGGFIAGGSGGVGSIKWGGLRDWGNIVRLKVATMEASPRILELAGEDLHKVAHAYGTNGIVTQVEMPLAPAYDWVDVIVGFPSLRAAAEFANQLGEQDGLALKNLCVVAAPAPHDYFLRHRKFLPRESHLVIVMVADFAVESLLAYARRFRGAELLLRSDRLSAEDAKGLPPAYELGWNHTTLRALRVDPAITYLQVLYPFPNQIELIDRIHARFGDEVVCHLEFVRFDGKVTCFGLPLVRFTTEERLDEIVAIHEEMGAPIFNPHRYTLEEGGMKQTDEAQLAFKREADPQGLLNPGKMIAWEDPSYDCRAGGTFLFRSLSEAGVG, from the coding sequence ATGACCAGCCGCTACGACATAGCTGCCCTCAAGGCCTGGCTCTCCGGCATTCGCACGGAGGAAAATCCTGCGCTGGTGAAGCAGAAGAGCCGCGACTTCTTCTGGTATTCGCCGGTGCTGAAGCGCCAGCTTGACCATGTCACCGCCGATATCGTCGTCGCGCCGACGAGCGAGGCGCAGGTGCTGGAGACGCTCGCCGCCTGCCATGCGCTCGGAATTCCCGTCACGCCGCGCGGCACCGGGACGGGCAATTACGGCCAGGCGATGCCGCTTTCGGGCGGCGTGCTGCTCGATCTGTCCGGCTTCAACAAGGTCATCGAGATCGGCCATGGCCGCTATGTCGCCGAGCCCGGCGCGGTGATGGCGCGGATCGACGAGGAGACGCGAGCCCATTCGCGGCAGGAGCTCAGGCTCCACCCCTCGACCTATCAGACCGCCTCGATCGGCGGCTTCATCGCCGGCGGCTCGGGCGGTGTCGGGTCGATCAAATGGGGTGGCCTGCGCGACTGGGGCAACATCGTCCGCCTCAAGGTCGCGACGATGGAGGCCAGCCCGCGCATCCTCGAACTCGCCGGCGAGGATTTGCACAAGGTCGCCCACGCCTACGGCACCAACGGCATCGTCACGCAGGTCGAGATGCCGCTGGCGCCGGCCTATGACTGGGTCGACGTCATCGTCGGCTTTCCCAGCCTGCGGGCGGCGGCCGAATTCGCCAATCAGCTCGGCGAGCAGGACGGTCTGGCGCTGAAGAACCTCTGCGTCGTGGCTGCGCCGGCGCCGCACGACTATTTCCTGCGCCATCGCAAATTCCTGCCGCGGGAGAGCCATCTGGTGATCGTGATGGTCGCCGATTTCGCGGTCGAGTCGCTGTTGGCTTATGCGCGCCGGTTCAGGGGAGCGGAGCTGCTGCTGCGCTCGGACAGGCTTTCAGCCGAAGATGCCAAGGGCCTGCCGCCGGCTTACGAACTCGGCTGGAACCACACGACGCTGCGGGCGCTCAGGGTCGACCCTGCTATCACCTATCTGCAGGTGCTCTACCCGTTCCCGAACCAGATCGAGCTGATCGACCGAATTCATGCCCGTTTCGGCGACGAGGTCGTCTGCCATCTCGAGTTCGTCCGTTTCGACGGCAAGGTTACCTGCTTCGGCCTGCCGCTGGTGCGCTTCACCACGGAGGAGCGGCTGGACGAGATCGTGGCGATCCATGAGGAGATGGGTGCGCCGATCTTCAACCCGCATCGCTACACGCTGGAAGAGGGCGGCATGAAGCAGACCGACGAGGCGCAGCTCGCCTTCAAGCGCGAGGCCGACCCGCAGGGGCTGCTCAACCCCGGCAAGATGATCGCCTGGGAGGACCCGTCCTATGACTGTCGGGCGGGCGGCACCTTCCTGTTCCGCAGTCTGTCGGAAGCCGGGGTCGGCTAA
- a CDS encoding MarR family winged helix-turn-helix transcriptional regulator, with amino-acid sequence MTKALEKSVGRALLVTARLHRARMGERLNALGLFPGQEQALKALQPAPMTMGELATLLRVKPPTVSKTIGRLSLQGLVTREGGGRDGRLVQVALTEVGHKTAAALDAVWTQVEDELLDKLDAKERKQLRKLLRKAAKGLSKAGVEVDDPDADGDEVDSDA; translated from the coding sequence ATGACCAAGGCACTCGAGAAGAGCGTGGGCCGGGCCTTGCTCGTCACGGCGCGGCTGCATCGTGCGCGGATGGGGGAAAGGCTGAATGCGCTCGGCCTCTTTCCCGGGCAGGAGCAGGCGCTGAAGGCCTTGCAGCCGGCGCCGATGACGATGGGCGAGCTTGCCACGCTGCTCCGGGTCAAGCCGCCGACGGTGTCCAAGACGATCGGGCGGCTGTCATTGCAGGGGCTGGTGACGCGCGAGGGGGGCGGCCGCGACGGCCGGCTGGTTCAGGTCGCGCTGACGGAGGTGGGCCACAAGACGGCCGCTGCGCTCGATGCCGTCTGGACGCAGGTCGAGGACGAACTGCTCGACAAGCTCGACGCGAAGGAGCGCAAGCAGCTCCGCAAGCTGTTGCGCAAGGCTGCGAAGGGGCTGTCGAAGGCGGGCGTCGAGGTCGACGACCCGGATGCGGATGGCGACGAGGTCGACAGCGACGCCTAG
- a CDS encoding NAD(P)H-dependent oxidoreductase — protein sequence MRVLVLYAHPNPESFGAALHDAVVAGLRAAGHEVDDCDLYAEGFDAVLSREERVGYHDLDNNTRPVAGHVARLQAAEALVLCFPVWNFGYPAILKGFFDRVFLPGISFKLVDGKVRPNLWNIRKLAAVTTYGGSRWRALLMGDPPRKLFGRVLRAVCHPTVRPRYLAHYDMNRATPETRADFLRSVAEKMRAL from the coding sequence ATGCGTGTCCTCGTGCTCTACGCCCACCCCAATCCCGAGAGTTTCGGCGCGGCGCTGCACGATGCGGTCGTCGCGGGCCTGCGCGCGGCCGGTCACGAGGTCGATGACTGCGACCTTTATGCGGAGGGCTTCGACGCCGTTTTGAGCCGCGAGGAGCGCGTCGGCTATCATGACCTCGACAACAACACGCGCCCGGTTGCCGGCCATGTCGCGCGGCTGCAGGCCGCGGAGGCACTGGTACTGTGTTTCCCGGTGTGGAATTTCGGCTATCCGGCGATCCTCAAGGGCTTCTTCGACCGCGTCTTCCTGCCCGGCATTTCGTTCAAGCTGGTCGATGGCAAGGTCAGGCCCAATCTCTGGAACATCCGCAAGCTAGCGGCGGTGACGACCTATGGCGGCTCGCGCTGGCGAGCTTTGTTGATGGGCGATCCGCCGCGCAAGCTGTTTGGCCGTGTGCTGCGGGCGGTCTGCCATCCGACCGTGCGACCGCGCTATCTGGCGCATTACGACATGAACCGCGCCACGCCGGAAACCCGTGCCGATTTCCTGCGGTCGGTCGCGGAAAAGATGCGCGCACTGTGA
- a CDS encoding DMT family transporter → MPAATSHLPETRRSRLIAIGLICGAVLFFALLDASAKWLSGHIDPMQAVFARYAGSMALVLMLLNPWSRPGVLRTKRPWLQGIRSLLLLGSTALNFVALKYLQLAETVSIMFAGPLLVALVAGPMLGEWPGPRRLAAIAVGFLGVLVITRPGLGVMHPAAWLSVFGCICYSFYALATRQLAAYDPPETTMVYSGVAGTVAMLPLIPFVWSTPETPLVWAVMLGTGLIGGFGHWLLILAHRLAPATVLAPFIYSQIVWMILLGWFVFGQFPDGWTFAGAAIVIISGLYLLYRERVRKLPDAAARID, encoded by the coding sequence TTGCCCGCCGCCACGTCTCATCTCCCGGAGACACGCCGGTCGCGTCTGATCGCGATCGGCCTGATCTGCGGCGCCGTGCTGTTCTTTGCCCTGCTCGATGCCAGCGCAAAATGGCTGTCGGGCCATATCGACCCGATGCAGGCCGTTTTCGCGCGCTATGCCGGCAGCATGGCTCTCGTGTTGATGCTGCTCAACCCGTGGAGCCGCCCGGGCGTGCTGCGGACAAAGCGGCCCTGGCTCCAGGGCATCCGCTCGCTGCTGCTGCTGGGTTCGACGGCGCTGAACTTCGTCGCGCTCAAATATCTTCAGCTCGCGGAGACGGTCTCGATCATGTTCGCCGGGCCGCTTCTGGTCGCGCTCGTCGCAGGCCCGATGCTGGGCGAGTGGCCCGGGCCGCGCCGACTGGCGGCGATCGCGGTCGGCTTCCTCGGCGTGCTGGTGATCACGCGGCCGGGGCTGGGCGTCATGCATCCGGCGGCTTGGCTCAGCGTCTTCGGCTGCATCTGCTACAGCTTCTATGCGCTGGCGACCCGGCAGCTCGCCGCCTACGATCCCCCGGAGACGACGATGGTGTATTCCGGCGTCGCCGGCACCGTGGCCATGCTGCCGCTGATCCCGTTCGTCTGGTCGACGCCGGAGACGCCGCTGGTCTGGGCGGTGATGCTCGGCACCGGGCTGATCGGCGGCTTCGGGCACTGGCTGCTGATCCTGGCGCATCGTCTGGCGCCGGCGACCGTGCTCGCGCCGTTCATCTATTCGCAGATCGTCTGGATGATCCTGCTCGGCTGGTTCGTCTTCGGCCAGTTCCCGGATGGCTGGACCTTCGCCGGCGCAGCGATCGTGATCATATCGGGGCTCTACCTGCTCTATCGCGAGCGGGTCAGGAAGCTGCCGGACGCGGCGGCGCGGATCGACTAG
- a CDS encoding potassium transporter Kup encodes MGHDQTNPPTPKPEDSRFGLDDGHGGASRQGHSHASYATLALGALGVVYGDIGTSPLYALRETVLAATGAASGGHGGSVDLLLNTPIPRGIIIGVLSLILWSLVVVVTLKYVVLLLSADNNGEGGTLTLVALAQRALGRMRGGVVLFLGMAGAALFYGDAVITPAISVLSAVEGIKLVTPALDEYVVSIASGILIALFLVQSRGTEKVANFFGPVMMVWFLTLAGLGIYHIADDLGVFASINPYWGLRFFFDHPGVSLAVLGSVCLAVTGAEALYADMGHFGRGPIRSAWIWLVFPALWLNYLGQGALILSDPTAIDNPFYKLAPQGFILPLVIMATIATIIASQAVITGAFSLTRQAVQLGLLPRLEIRHTSEQTSGQIFIPRINAILLIVVLLLVWTFRSSSNLSHAYGISVFGAMVVDSLLAFIVIWKGWRWGLTATIAVITPFLVIDIAFFAANMLKLFSGGYVPVMMAAVLIVLMWTWVRGTKILFDKTRKTDVPLLELVGMLSKSPPYRVKGMAVFLTSDPETAPASLLHNLKHNKVLHERNVILTVRSADTPRIPDEERVRLSRITDDFWRVDMVYGYMESPNVPKGLAILRKQGFKFDIMSTSFFLSRRSIKASPQSGMPVWQDNFYISLTKSATDATSFFQIPTGRVVEVGTQVTV; translated from the coding sequence ATGGGGCATGACCAGACGAATCCCCCGACCCCGAAGCCGGAGGATTCGCGTTTCGGCCTTGATGACGGGCACGGCGGCGCTTCCCGGCAGGGCCACAGCCATGCCAGCTACGCGACGCTCGCTCTGGGTGCGCTCGGCGTCGTCTATGGCGACATCGGCACGAGTCCGCTCTACGCGCTGCGAGAGACCGTCCTGGCCGCCACCGGAGCCGCCTCGGGCGGCCATGGCGGCTCGGTCGATCTGCTTCTGAACACACCGATCCCGCGCGGCATCATCATCGGCGTGCTGTCGCTGATCCTTTGGTCGCTCGTCGTCGTCGTGACCCTGAAATATGTCGTGCTGCTGCTCAGTGCCGACAACAACGGCGAAGGCGGCACGCTGACGCTGGTCGCGCTGGCGCAGCGCGCGCTCGGGCGGATGCGCGGCGGCGTCGTGCTTTTCCTCGGCATGGCCGGCGCGGCGCTGTTTTATGGCGATGCGGTGATCACGCCGGCGATTTCGGTCCTTTCCGCCGTCGAGGGCATCAAGCTGGTCACGCCGGCGCTCGACGAATACGTTGTCTCGATCGCCTCCGGCATCCTGATCGCCCTTTTCCTGGTCCAGAGCCGGGGCACGGAGAAGGTCGCGAATTTCTTCGGACCCGTGATGATGGTCTGGTTCCTGACCCTGGCCGGCCTCGGCATCTACCACATCGCCGACGATCTCGGCGTCTTCGCCTCGATCAACCCCTATTGGGGCCTGCGCTTCTTCTTCGATCATCCGGGCGTATCGCTTGCCGTGCTCGGCTCGGTCTGCCTGGCGGTGACGGGCGCCGAGGCGCTCTATGCCGATATGGGCCATTTCGGCCGCGGCCCGATCCGCAGCGCCTGGATCTGGCTCGTTTTTCCGGCCCTCTGGCTCAATTATCTCGGCCAGGGCGCGCTGATCCTCTCCGACCCGACAGCCATCGACAACCCGTTCTACAAGCTGGCGCCCCAGGGCTTCATCCTGCCGCTCGTCATCATGGCGACGATCGCGACGATCATCGCCAGCCAGGCCGTGATCACCGGCGCCTTCTCGCTGACCCGCCAGGCCGTGCAGCTCGGCCTGCTGCCGCGCCTCGAGATCCGCCACACTTCGGAGCAGACCTCCGGTCAGATCTTCATCCCGCGCATCAACGCGATCCTGCTGATCGTCGTGCTGCTGCTGGTCTGGACCTTCCGCTCCTCGTCGAACCTGTCGCACGCCTATGGCATCTCCGTCTTCGGCGCGATGGTGGTCGATTCGCTGCTCGCCTTCATCGTGATCTGGAAGGGCTGGCGCTGGGGGCTCACGGCGACGATCGCCGTGATCACCCCCTTCCTCGTCATCGATATCGCCTTCTTCGCTGCCAACATGCTGAAGCTCTTCAGCGGCGGCTATGTGCCGGTGATGATGGCGGCGGTGCTGATCGTCCTGATGTGGACCTGGGTGCGCGGCACCAAGATCCTCTTCGACAAGACCCGCAAGACCGACGTGCCGCTGCTGGAACTGGTCGGCATGCTTTCCAAGAGCCCACCCTACCGGGTCAAGGGCATGGCCGTCTTCCTGACCAGCGACCCGGAGACCGCGCCGGCCTCGCTGCTGCACAACCTCAAGCACAACAAGGTGCTGCACGAACGCAACGTCATCCTGACCGTGCGCTCGGCCGACACGCCGCGCATCCCCGACGAGGAGCGCGTGCGCCTCTCGCGCATCACCGACGATTTCTGGCGCGTCGACATGGTCTATGGCTACATGGAGAGCCCGAACGTGCCGAAGGGGCTGGCGATCCTGCGCAAGCAGGGCTTCAAGTTCGACATCATGTCGACCTCGTTCTTCCTGTCGCGCCGCTCGATCAAGGCCTCGCCGCAATCGGGCATGCCGGTCTGGCAGGACAATTTCTACATCTCGCTGACCAAGAGCGCGACGGACGCGACGAGCTTTTTCCAGATCCCGACCGGCCGCGTCGTGGAGGTCGGCACCCAGGTCACGGTCTGA
- a CDS encoding cytosine deaminase: MTTGFAAMPSSASYRLTRARAPLCLVDAGGLAADRDGLALIDIAVEAGRIASILPAGTGTLADGPALDLDGGIVLPRLVDAHVHLDKGHIWPRRRNPDGSFMGALNSVMADREANWSATDVRARMDFGLRCAFAHGTAAVRTHIDSLGKQIGISWPVLAELRAEWAGRIAIQASPLFGIQFALDQSHVRDVVAAVKTHGDGLFGCVSYMIPELDAALDIVFSTAIENGFDLDFHVDETNDPQARSLENIADAAIRHRFTGRILAGHCCSLAVQEPEAEARIIAKVREAGIAVVSLPMCNMYLQDRAPGRTPRWRGVTALHELKAAGVPVMIASDNTRDPFYAYGDLDLIEVLREGTRILQLDHTGNDWANAVARTPSAIMGQEGRGVLSPAGPADLILTRARDWTEFFARPQANRSVLVDGRAIDTTLPDHRELDHLMGGRS; encoded by the coding sequence GTGACGACCGGTTTCGCAGCGATGCCTTCCTCGGCCAGCTATCGCCTGACCCGTGCCCGCGCTCCGCTGTGCCTCGTCGATGCGGGAGGCCTCGCGGCCGACCGTGACGGACTCGCATTGATCGATATCGCGGTGGAGGCGGGGCGGATCGCCTCGATCCTGCCTGCCGGTACGGGGACGCTGGCTGACGGGCCGGCACTCGATCTCGATGGCGGCATCGTGCTGCCGCGCCTCGTCGATGCCCATGTCCATCTCGACAAGGGCCATATCTGGCCGCGCCGGCGCAATCCGGACGGAAGCTTCATGGGCGCGCTGAACAGCGTCATGGCCGACCGCGAGGCGAACTGGTCGGCCACCGACGTGCGGGCCCGGATGGATTTCGGCCTGCGCTGTGCCTTCGCCCATGGCACGGCGGCGGTCCGGACCCATATCGATTCGCTCGGCAAGCAGATCGGCATCTCCTGGCCCGTGCTGGCGGAGCTCAGGGCGGAATGGGCGGGGCGCATCGCGATCCAGGCCTCGCCGCTGTTCGGCATCCAGTTCGCGCTCGACCAAAGCCATGTCCGCGACGTCGTGGCTGCGGTGAAAACCCATGGCGACGGGCTCTTCGGCTGCGTCAGTTACATGATCCCGGAACTCGACGCAGCGCTCGATATCGTTTTCAGCACCGCGATCGAGAACGGCTTCGATCTCGATTTCCATGTCGACGAGACCAATGATCCGCAGGCGCGCTCGCTGGAGAACATCGCCGATGCCGCGATCCGGCATCGCTTCACGGGCAGGATACTGGCGGGGCATTGCTGCTCGCTCGCCGTGCAGGAGCCCGAGGCCGAGGCGCGCATCATCGCCAAGGTCAGGGAGGCCGGGATCGCGGTGGTCTCGCTGCCGATGTGCAACATGTATCTGCAGGACCGTGCGCCCGGCCGCACGCCGCGTTGGCGCGGCGTCACCGCGCTGCACGAGCTGAAGGCGGCAGGCGTGCCGGTGATGATCGCGTCTGACAACACGCGTGATCCGTTCTACGCTTATGGCGATCTCGACCTGATCGAGGTGCTGCGCGAGGGCACGCGCATCCTCCAGCTCGACCATACCGGGAACGACTGGGCCAATGCGGTGGCGCGCACGCCCTCCGCGATCATGGGGCAGGAAGGCAGGGGCGTGCTCTCGCCCGCCGGGCCAGCCGATCTGATCTTGACGCGCGCGCGCGACTGGACCGAGTTCTTCGCGCGCCCGCAGGCCAACCGCAGCGTCCTGGTCGACGGGCGCGCCATCGACACGACGCTGCCGGACCATCGCGAACTCGATCATCTGATGGGCGGGCGGTCGTGA
- the odhB gene encoding 2-oxoglutarate dehydrogenase complex dihydrolipoyllysine-residue succinyltransferase, whose amino-acid sequence MATEIRVPTLGESVSEATIGKWFKKPGDAVKADEPLVELETDKVTLEVNAPAAGVLGEIVAKEGDTVGVSALLGMISAGDGKAAAPAAKAEEKKADTAVAQAAGKAGEATAAAAEKKTGEVAGDTQIKPATKAADSGPAVSRLAAESGVDPSTANASGKDGRVTKGDMLAAIATGPAVAASAPAAPVQVRAPSVADDASREERVRMTKLRQTIARRLKEAQSTAAMLTTFNEVDMSAVMALRNQYKDVFEKKHGVKLGFMGFFVKACVQALKDVPSVNAEIDGTDIIYKNYYHIAVAVGTDKGLVVPVVRDADALSIAGVEKEIGALGKKARDGALKIEDMQGGTFTISNGGVYGSLMSTPILNAPQSAILGMHKIQERPMVVGGQIVIRPMMYLAVSYDHRIIDGKEAVTFLVRIKEALEDPARLVLDL is encoded by the coding sequence ATGGCGACCGAAATCCGCGTACCCACCCTCGGCGAATCCGTCTCCGAGGCGACCATCGGCAAGTGGTTCAAGAAGCCGGGCGACGCCGTGAAGGCCGACGAGCCTTTGGTCGAGCTCGAGACCGACAAGGTGACGCTCGAGGTCAATGCACCGGCGGCCGGCGTGCTTGGCGAGATCGTCGCCAAGGAAGGCGATACGGTCGGGGTCAGCGCATTGCTGGGGATGATCTCGGCCGGCGACGGCAAGGCTGCCGCTCCGGCTGCCAAGGCCGAGGAGAAGAAGGCGGATACGGCTGTGGCCCAGGCCGCTGGCAAAGCCGGCGAGGCGACCGCCGCCGCCGCCGAAAAGAAGACTGGCGAGGTCGCCGGCGACACCCAGATCAAGCCCGCGACCAAGGCCGCCGATTCCGGCCCGGCCGTCTCGCGCCTGGCGGCCGAGAGCGGGGTCGATCCCTCGACCGCCAATGCCTCGGGCAAGGATGGTCGCGTCACCAAGGGCGACATGCTGGCTGCGATCGCGACCGGCCCGGCCGTGGCCGCCTCGGCGCCGGCCGCTCCCGTGCAGGTCCGCGCACCGTCGGTTGCCGACGACGCCTCGCGCGAAGAGCGCGTCCGCATGACCAAGCTGCGCCAGACCATCGCGCGCCGCCTCAAGGAAGCCCAGTCCACCGCGGCGATGCTGACCACCTTCAACGAGGTGGACATGTCGGCGGTGATGGCCCTGCGCAACCAGTACAAGGACGTGTTCGAGAAGAAGCACGGCGTGAAGCTCGGCTTCATGGGCTTCTTCGTGAAGGCCTGCGTCCAGGCGCTGAAGGACGTGCCTTCGGTCAATGCCGAGATCGACGGCACCGACATCATCTACAAGAACTATTATCACATCGCGGTGGCGGTCGGGACCGACAAGGGCTTGGTCGTGCCGGTGGTGCGCGATGCCGATGCGCTCTCGATCGCTGGCGTCGAGAAAGAGATCGGCGCGCTCGGCAAGAAGGCCCGCGACGGCGCCCTCAAGATCGAGGACATGCAGGGCGGCACCTTCACGATCTCGAATGGCGGTGTCTACGGCTCGCTGATGTCGACGCCGATCCTGAACGCGCCGCAGTCGGCGATCCTCGGCATGCACAAGATCCAGGAGCGCCCGATGGTCGTCGGCGGCCAGATCGTGATCCGCCCGATGATGTATCTCGCGGTCAGCTACGACCACCGCATCATCGACGGCAAGGAGGCGGTGACCTTCCTCGTCCGCATCAAGGAGGCGCTGGAGGACCCGGCGCGACTCGTCCTGGATCTCTGA